The genomic DNA AACACATTGGCTCGTTGCTTGGTGCGGAAGGTGCAGCTCTTTGTTATCGTACCATTTGCGTCGAGGGTGCAGGTAGGTTCGCTTTCTTTAGCTCTACAGGACACAGGTAGCGAAACTCTCCTCACCATTCGGATTTTTTAGTGTGTCGGTTAGACGGTCGTATGAGAAGGAAGGCATTACGATGGCTGAGGGAACGCGGTATAGCGAAATTCTGGATAGACTGAAAGCCTTATCCGATCCAAAAGCCGTAGAGGGTATGGCACGGTTTGGAATCACCCCGGAAAACACCTACGGCGTCTCAATTCCAAATCTGCGGAAGATTGCTAAGGAACTAGGGACCGATCATCACCTCGCGCAAGAACTGTGGTCGTCCGGCATACACGAGGCAAAAATACTCGCGAGCATGATTGACGATCCCGAAGAGGTTACAGAAGTGCAGATGGAGCGCTGGATAAAAGACTTCGATTCCTGGGACATCTGCGACCAGTGCTGCAGCAATCTCTTCGACAAAACCGATCTTGCGTATCAGAAAGCGGTTGAATGGAGTGCACAGGAGGAGGAATTCGTCAAGCGAGCTGGATTTGTCTTGATGGCTGCGTTAGCGGTGCACGATAAGAAGGCAGAAGATAGAGCATTCTTGCAGTTCTTACCTTTGATCAAACGCGAATCCACTGATGCGAGAAACTTTGTGAAGAAAGCGGTCAATTGGGCGTTACGTCAAATTGGGAAACGAACTATCGTTTTGAACACAAAGGCGATTGAAACGGCGAAAGAGATCTGGGAGTTCGAAACAAGAAGCGCACAGTGGATCGCCGCGGATGCATTGCGGGAATTAACCAGCGAAAAGATTCAAAGGAGGTTGCTCCGGCAGAAATAGAGTAGAGGCGCGGCGTCCTCCAATAACGAAAGAGGGTCTCGAACCTTCCTCATCACACGGAAACTCC from Methanomicrobia archaeon includes the following:
- a CDS encoding DNA alkylation repair protein; the encoded protein is MAEGTRYSEILDRLKALSDPKAVEGMARFGITPENTYGVSIPNLRKIAKELGTDHHLAQELWSSGIHEAKILASMIDDPEEVTEVQMERWIKDFDSWDICDQCCSNLFDKTDLAYQKAVEWSAQEEEFVKRAGFVLMAALAVHDKKAEDRAFLQFLPLIKRESTDARNFVKKAVNWALRQIGKRTIVLNTKAIETAKEIWEFETRSAQWIAADALRELTSEKIQRRLLRQK